One Pontibacillus yanchengensis DNA window includes the following coding sequences:
- a CDS encoding lysine N(6)-hydroxylase/L-ornithine N(5)-oxygenase family protein: MKEHKTMYDIIGVGIGPFNLSFAALLENQPELDALFFEQTKKFNWHPGMLIEGTVMQVPFIADLVTMADPKSKYTFLNYVNEHERMYQFYFLQRLDIPRREYNDYCQWVANEINSCKFGKRVVDIRHINGEEHYEVDIMNVETGDKERYRSRHIVMGTGSVPTMPPSFRDLPNEDVFHTAEFLSHQERCKRAESITVIGSGQSAAETFRELLKEQRDYGYRLDWITRSGFASMEESKLSLEHFSPDYVDYFYQLPQSQKEEVFATQDLFYKGISNHTITDIYNLLYENSIGTEKVNVGLRVLSEVEDISKKDEGDAYEIKCLHTQKQERFTHESEVVIAATGYKPYVPDFIRNLTSLLEWDEEGRYKVLSDYRLAKTKDSRNEIYVHSGISHTHGVGSTNLGLAVHRNKVIINHLLGEDVYKIPKKNVFQTFDV, from the coding sequence ATGAAAGAACATAAAACGATGTATGATATAATTGGCGTAGGGATTGGACCGTTTAACTTAAGTTTTGCTGCATTATTGGAGAATCAACCTGAGCTTGACGCACTCTTTTTTGAGCAAACTAAAAAATTTAACTGGCACCCTGGTATGTTGATTGAAGGGACAGTTATGCAGGTTCCGTTTATCGCAGATCTGGTAACTATGGCAGATCCGAAAAGTAAGTACACGTTCTTGAATTATGTAAATGAACATGAACGCATGTATCAATTTTATTTTTTACAACGACTTGATATTCCAAGAAGAGAGTATAATGACTACTGTCAATGGGTAGCTAATGAAATTAATAGTTGCAAGTTTGGAAAACGAGTAGTAGATATTCGCCACATAAATGGAGAAGAACATTATGAAGTAGACATTATGAATGTTGAGACAGGTGATAAAGAACGGTACAGAAGTAGACATATTGTAATGGGGACGGGAAGTGTTCCTACTATGCCTCCTTCCTTTCGAGATTTGCCTAATGAGGATGTATTCCACACTGCAGAATTTCTATCTCATCAAGAACGGTGTAAACGTGCAGAATCTATTACTGTGATTGGTTCTGGTCAAAGTGCAGCTGAAACATTTCGTGAGCTTTTAAAGGAGCAACGTGATTATGGGTATCGGTTAGATTGGATTACTAGATCAGGTTTTGCGTCTATGGAAGAATCGAAATTAAGTTTAGAGCACTTTTCTCCAGATTATGTTGATTATTTCTACCAGCTTCCTCAAAGTCAAAAGGAAGAAGTCTTTGCAACACAAGACTTATTTTATAAAGGAATAAGTAATCATACCATAACAGATATTTATAACCTCTTATACGAAAATTCAATAGGTACAGAAAAAGTGAATGTTGGTTTGCGTGTCTTATCTGAAGTTGAAGATATTAGCAAGAAAGATGAAGGAGATGCATATGAAATTAAATGTTTGCATACTCAAAAGCAAGAACGGTTCACTCATGAAAGTGAAGTGGTAATAGCAGCCACAGGTTACAAACCATATGTACCAGACTTCATTCGCAATTTAACATCTCTATTAGAATGGGACGAGGAAGGTCGTTACAAAGTTCTTAGTGATTATCGTCTTGCCAAAACAAAAGATAGTAGGAATGAAATTTATGTCCATAGTGGAATTTCGCATACACATGGTGTTGGCTCTACCAATTTAGGTTTGGCTGTTCATCGAAATAAGGTTATTATCAATCATCTACTAGGGGAAGATGTATATAAAATCCCTAAGAAGAATGTATTCCAAACCTTTGATGTGTAA